One window from the genome of Paramisgurnus dabryanus chromosome 22, PD_genome_1.1, whole genome shotgun sequence encodes:
- the spata13 gene encoding uncharacterized protein spata13 isoform X1, which yields MIKATLSGSQGCSDTNDPQNDSFKEERQMNQILQSSSGEQIKPVLSKPCNEENRLNKLNSQVQSIPDAQAKPYPPRVVCLFSTQTKHEDNAALRGPPVTPQARYGLAGLRTMGSFKKLRSSVLQGIQNRSNALAASQERNLSSMGNTDTNGFFVTKREVTTIQRTCAETDKLSNGSSQTRKIPSALDEDEECEEEEGGFQRNSHFSQSIRKAYRAGRIPLQDIVQRQPESPSTSESNSQCCPSSEVKSTVPSKDLEAQENVKFLHRLSKSTENLPVFKRHFTRKWSLADPQNPDGTTTTILQRSESASCVDMNRVSGRSQSPMRTRGPLLKLVGSLTDLSVKSKNSSGPVPIVPPSPLSQLHDDYSRRTPCVPTSGRQQRPSPAPSRQQATEANIHQHIPTIHPAPSCPVLICSALEDSLEPPSKTTALMSDCVAVYSTDSFPDIPIHSPEGHCEPMECHQNEANDHVSQKHTECSSSSQMQTVNDNCMECMWSSAQKETDGLEAFSEDQVLKALLKTDDRKTTPASPVRTTCATESPSTTSPTTTNPPANTCGTPTTVVPRKRAGRSRPRPVSDYGHLGRSKFCIPEDKETETMDYTSQKYCSSNGSYTENYIQENGDVCSTQSQSRKRHPCSVSEGMDLYSSQAAEQKDDTESLPSPVSRPPVPSHGVPPYRAVSARLRPCVFSQSTPIGLDKMGRRRLHRVLSDGGTNPILDDSISEEDGSFEELTEGTPYLQPEADLFTLNEYINSGHAVYAEALWDHVTMEAQELAFKAGDVIRVLDVREKDWWWGMVGDCEAWFPSSFVRVRVNQEDSSSDTTENALDTEESVPSDTYKQSSEHRKQMRANVVKEIMDTERVYIKHLKDICEGYIRQCRKNPVMFTDAQLKTIFSNIEDIYKFQRKFLKDLEKKYNTENPHMSEIGSCFLQQGEGFSIYSEYCNTHPAACAELHRLMKQSKYKHFFEACRLLQQMIDISIAGFLLTPVQKICKYPLQLGELLKYTPKDHSDYSGVCDAYTAMKNVASLINERKRRLESIDTIAHWQVSILHWVGDDVLTRSSELIHSGELTRIVRHGKTQQRSYFLFDHQLVFCKKDVLRRDLLHYRGRLDSDHLEVIDLSDGRHSDLGLLKNAFILRHSENLEVLSVLCCRKNQDKQRWLQAFARERRRVQEDQEMGMEITEAQRKQAVQNARKSKQGKMKKMNYSSHPVPPHHQSLHPLHQRHVTVPTSIPQQQVFTLAEPKKKPAQLWYSIARSVLFRKSEDS from the exons ATGATAAAG GCTACCTTGTCTGGATCACAGGGCTGCTCTGACACCAACGACCCACAAAATGATTCTTTCAAAGAGGAGCGACAGATGAATCAAATTCTCCAGTCTAGCTCGGGGGAGCAGATCAAACCAGTCCTATCTAAGCCATGCAATGAGGAGAACAGACTTAACAAACTTAATTCTCAGGTCCAGTCCATTCCTGATGCGCAGGCCAAGCCGTACCCCCCTAgggttgtgtgtttgttttccaCCCAGACAAAACATGAGGACAACGCTGCTCTAAGAGGTCCGCCTGTCACACCCCAGGCAAGGTATGGACTGGCTGGCCTTCGCACTATGGGATCTTTCAAAAAATTGCGGTCTTCTGTGCTTCAAGGTATCCAGAACAGGAGCAATGCTCTGGCTGCCAGTCAGGAGAGAAATCTATCCTCAATGGGTAACACGGATACTAACGGTTTCTTCGTAACCAAACGAGAGGTCACAACTATTCAGAGAACATGTGCAGAAACTGATAAACTGTCGAACGGGTCATCCCAAACTAGGAAAATTCCTTCAGCTTTGGATGAGGATGAAGAATGTGAAGAGGAAGAAGGAGGGTTTCAGAGGAATTCCCACTTCTCTCAGAGTATCCGCAAGGCTTATAGAGCAGGAAGGATTCCGTTGCAGGACATAGTGCAGAGACAACCAGAGAGCCCATCTACCAGTGAGTCCAATTCCCAGTGTTGTCCAAGCAGTGAAGTGAAGTCCACTGTGCCTTCAAAGGATCTTGAAGCTCAAGAAAATGTTAAGTTTTTACATCGACTGAGCAAAAGTACTGAAAATCTACCTGTCTTCAAGCGTCATTTTACACGCAAATGGAGCTTAGCTGATCCACAAAACCCAGACGGCACCACTACTACAATTCTTCAGAGGTCTGAAAGCGCTTCATGTGTTGACATGAACCGTGTTTCAGGTAGAAGCCAAAGTCCCATGAGAACACGAGGACCGCTGCTAAAACTTGTTGGCAGTTTAACGGACCTGTCTGTCAAATCTAAAAACAGCTCTGGCCCTGTCCCTATAGTGCCACCGTCACCCCTAAGTCAGCTCCATGATGACTATTCTCGCAGAACCCCTTGTGTTCCCACAAGTGGACGTCAACAGAGGCCTTCACCTGCACCTAGCAGGCAGCAGGCAACGGAGGCAAACATTCACCAACACATCCCAACCATACACCCTGCTCCCTCCTGCCCCGTCCTAATTTGCTCTGCCCTAGAGGACTCTTTGGAGCCTCCTAGTAAAACAACAGCCCTCATGAGTGACTGTGTGGCTGTGTACTCAACAGATTCCTTCCCAGATATTCCAATCCATTCACCGGAAGGGCATTGTGAACCTATGGAGTGCCATCAAAATGAGGCAAATGACCACGTTTCTCAAAAGCACACTGAGTGTTCAAGCTCCAGTCAAATGCAGACAGTTAATGACAATTGCATGGAG TGTATGTGGAGCTCTGCACAGAAAGAAACGGATGGCCTAGAG GCTTTCTCAGAAGATCAAGTCTTAAAAGCTCTACTAAAGACAGATGATAGAAAAACCACCCCTGCTTCACCTGTCAGAACCACCTGTGCCACAGAGTCCCCATCGACAACTtctccaacaacaacaaaccCACCAGCCAATACCTGTGGCACACCCACTACCGTAGTGCCCAGAAAGAGGGCTGGTCGCTCCAGACCTCGGCCGGTGTCTGACTATGGCCATCTGGGCAGATCAAAGTTTTGTATCCCAGAGGATAAAGAGACTGAGACTATGGACTACACTTCCCAGAAGTACTGCAGTAGCAATGGGAGCTACACAGAAAATTATATACAAGAGAATGGCGATGTCTGTAGTACCCAATCTCAGAGCAGAAAGCGGCACCCTTGTTCTGTTAGCGAAGGAATGGATCTGTATTCATCTCAAGCTGCCGAGCAGAAAGACGACACTGAAAGTTTGCCCTCT CCGGTTTCTCGTCCTCCAGTACCTTCCCATGGAGTTCCTCCATACCGGGCAGTATCTGCCCGCCTGAGACCCTGCGTCTTTTCCCAAAGCACACCCATCGGCCTGGATAAAATGGGACGACGTAGACTTCACAGAGTGCTCAGCG ATGGTGGCACTAATCCGATTTTGGACGATAGCATTAGTGAAGAGGACGGTAGCTTCGAAGAACTGACTGAAGGAACCCCATACCTCCAACCAGAAGCCGATCTATTCACACTGAATGAG TACATAAACTCAGGCCATGCTGTGTATGCAGAGGCCTTGTGGGACCATGTCACAATGGAAGCGCAGGAGCTGGCGTTTAAAGCTGGGGACGTGATACGGGTTTTGGATGTTCGGGAGAAGGACTGGTGGTGGGGGATGGTGGGTGACTGTGAGGCGTGGTTTCCCTCCAGCTTTGTGCGG GTTCGGGTAAATCAGGAAGATTCGAGCAGTGATACAACAGAGAACGCATTGGACACTGAAGAGTCCGTCCCCTCAGACACTTACAAACAAAGCTCTGAGCACAGAAAACAGATGAGAGCTAATGTGGTCAAAGAGATAATGGACACAGAGCGTGTTTACATAAAGCATCTCAAGGATATCTGCGAG GGATATATACGCCAATGTAGGAAGAACCCTGTGATGTTTACTGATGCACAACTAAAGACAATCTTTAGCAACATCGAGGACATCTACAAGTTTCAGAGAAAGTTTCTCAAAGACCTAGAAAAGAAATACAACACAGAAAACCCTCATATGAGTGAAATCGGCTCCTGCTTTCTTCAACAG GGGGAAGGTTTTTCGATATACTCTGAGTACTGTAACACCCACCCAGCAGCGTGTGCCGAGTTACATCGCTTAATGAAACAAAGCAAATACAAACACTTTTTCGAGGCGTGTCGACTCCTACAGCAAATGATTGACATTTCCATCGCCGGCTTTTTACTCACTCCTGTACAAAAGATCTGCAAATACCCTCTGCAATTAGGAGAGCTGCTAAAATACACACCCAAAGACCACAG TGATTACTCGGGTGTGTGTGACGCTTATACGGCAATGAAGAATGTGGCAAGTCTCATAAATGAGAGGAAAAGACGTCTTGAAAGCATCGACACCATTGCTCACTGGCAGGTGTCCATCCTACACTGGGTG GGAGACGATGTGTTAACACGGAGCTCAGAGCTCATCCACTCTGGGGAGCTCACGCGGATAGTACGGCACGGTAAGACGCAGCAACGCAGCTACTTCCTGTTTGACCACCAGTTGGTGTTCTGTAAGAAAGACGTCCTGCGAAGAGACCTGCTACATTACAGGGGGCGTTTGGACTCGGACCACCTCGAGGTAATCGACCTGTCTGATGGACGGCACTCTGATCTGGGCTTACTGAAGAACGCTTTCATCCTGCGGCATTCGGAGAACCTGGAGGTGCTAAGTGTGCTGTGCTGCAGAAAGAACCAGGACAAGCAGAGATGGTTGCAAGCGTTTGCACGAGAACGGAGACGGGTACAGGAAGACCAAGAAATGG GGATGGAGATTACGGAGGCTCAGAGGAAGCAAGCAGTTCAAAACGCTAGAAAATCTAAACAAGGCAAAATGAAAA AAATGAATTATTCTAGTCATCCCGTGCCTCCCCACCATCAGTCTCTACACCCTCTCCATCAGCGACACGTGACCGTCCCAACCAGCATCCCGCAGCAACAGGTCTTCACTTTAGCAGAGCCAAAGAAGAAACCTGCACAGCTGTGGTACTCAATTGCACGCAGCGTCTTGTTCAGAAAAAGTGAAGATTCATAA
- the spata13 gene encoding uncharacterized protein spata13 isoform X2, translating to MATLSGSQGCSDTNDPQNDSFKEERQMNQILQSSSGEQIKPVLSKPCNEENRLNKLNSQVQSIPDAQAKPYPPRVVCLFSTQTKHEDNAALRGPPVTPQARYGLAGLRTMGSFKKLRSSVLQGIQNRSNALAASQERNLSSMGNTDTNGFFVTKREVTTIQRTCAETDKLSNGSSQTRKIPSALDEDEECEEEEGGFQRNSHFSQSIRKAYRAGRIPLQDIVQRQPESPSTSESNSQCCPSSEVKSTVPSKDLEAQENVKFLHRLSKSTENLPVFKRHFTRKWSLADPQNPDGTTTTILQRSESASCVDMNRVSGRSQSPMRTRGPLLKLVGSLTDLSVKSKNSSGPVPIVPPSPLSQLHDDYSRRTPCVPTSGRQQRPSPAPSRQQATEANIHQHIPTIHPAPSCPVLICSALEDSLEPPSKTTALMSDCVAVYSTDSFPDIPIHSPEGHCEPMECHQNEANDHVSQKHTECSSSSQMQTVNDNCMECMWSSAQKETDGLEAFSEDQVLKALLKTDDRKTTPASPVRTTCATESPSTTSPTTTNPPANTCGTPTTVVPRKRAGRSRPRPVSDYGHLGRSKFCIPEDKETETMDYTSQKYCSSNGSYTENYIQENGDVCSTQSQSRKRHPCSVSEGMDLYSSQAAEQKDDTESLPSPVSRPPVPSHGVPPYRAVSARLRPCVFSQSTPIGLDKMGRRRLHRVLSDGGTNPILDDSISEEDGSFEELTEGTPYLQPEADLFTLNEYINSGHAVYAEALWDHVTMEAQELAFKAGDVIRVLDVREKDWWWGMVGDCEAWFPSSFVRVRVNQEDSSSDTTENALDTEESVPSDTYKQSSEHRKQMRANVVKEIMDTERVYIKHLKDICEGYIRQCRKNPVMFTDAQLKTIFSNIEDIYKFQRKFLKDLEKKYNTENPHMSEIGSCFLQQGEGFSIYSEYCNTHPAACAELHRLMKQSKYKHFFEACRLLQQMIDISIAGFLLTPVQKICKYPLQLGELLKYTPKDHSDYSGVCDAYTAMKNVASLINERKRRLESIDTIAHWQVSILHWVGDDVLTRSSELIHSGELTRIVRHGKTQQRSYFLFDHQLVFCKKDVLRRDLLHYRGRLDSDHLEVIDLSDGRHSDLGLLKNAFILRHSENLEVLSVLCCRKNQDKQRWLQAFARERRRVQEDQEMGMEITEAQRKQAVQNARKSKQGKMKKMNYSSHPVPPHHQSLHPLHQRHVTVPTSIPQQQVFTLAEPKKKPAQLWYSIARSVLFRKSEDS from the exons ATG GCTACCTTGTCTGGATCACAGGGCTGCTCTGACACCAACGACCCACAAAATGATTCTTTCAAAGAGGAGCGACAGATGAATCAAATTCTCCAGTCTAGCTCGGGGGAGCAGATCAAACCAGTCCTATCTAAGCCATGCAATGAGGAGAACAGACTTAACAAACTTAATTCTCAGGTCCAGTCCATTCCTGATGCGCAGGCCAAGCCGTACCCCCCTAgggttgtgtgtttgttttccaCCCAGACAAAACATGAGGACAACGCTGCTCTAAGAGGTCCGCCTGTCACACCCCAGGCAAGGTATGGACTGGCTGGCCTTCGCACTATGGGATCTTTCAAAAAATTGCGGTCTTCTGTGCTTCAAGGTATCCAGAACAGGAGCAATGCTCTGGCTGCCAGTCAGGAGAGAAATCTATCCTCAATGGGTAACACGGATACTAACGGTTTCTTCGTAACCAAACGAGAGGTCACAACTATTCAGAGAACATGTGCAGAAACTGATAAACTGTCGAACGGGTCATCCCAAACTAGGAAAATTCCTTCAGCTTTGGATGAGGATGAAGAATGTGAAGAGGAAGAAGGAGGGTTTCAGAGGAATTCCCACTTCTCTCAGAGTATCCGCAAGGCTTATAGAGCAGGAAGGATTCCGTTGCAGGACATAGTGCAGAGACAACCAGAGAGCCCATCTACCAGTGAGTCCAATTCCCAGTGTTGTCCAAGCAGTGAAGTGAAGTCCACTGTGCCTTCAAAGGATCTTGAAGCTCAAGAAAATGTTAAGTTTTTACATCGACTGAGCAAAAGTACTGAAAATCTACCTGTCTTCAAGCGTCATTTTACACGCAAATGGAGCTTAGCTGATCCACAAAACCCAGACGGCACCACTACTACAATTCTTCAGAGGTCTGAAAGCGCTTCATGTGTTGACATGAACCGTGTTTCAGGTAGAAGCCAAAGTCCCATGAGAACACGAGGACCGCTGCTAAAACTTGTTGGCAGTTTAACGGACCTGTCTGTCAAATCTAAAAACAGCTCTGGCCCTGTCCCTATAGTGCCACCGTCACCCCTAAGTCAGCTCCATGATGACTATTCTCGCAGAACCCCTTGTGTTCCCACAAGTGGACGTCAACAGAGGCCTTCACCTGCACCTAGCAGGCAGCAGGCAACGGAGGCAAACATTCACCAACACATCCCAACCATACACCCTGCTCCCTCCTGCCCCGTCCTAATTTGCTCTGCCCTAGAGGACTCTTTGGAGCCTCCTAGTAAAACAACAGCCCTCATGAGTGACTGTGTGGCTGTGTACTCAACAGATTCCTTCCCAGATATTCCAATCCATTCACCGGAAGGGCATTGTGAACCTATGGAGTGCCATCAAAATGAGGCAAATGACCACGTTTCTCAAAAGCACACTGAGTGTTCAAGCTCCAGTCAAATGCAGACAGTTAATGACAATTGCATGGAG TGTATGTGGAGCTCTGCACAGAAAGAAACGGATGGCCTAGAG GCTTTCTCAGAAGATCAAGTCTTAAAAGCTCTACTAAAGACAGATGATAGAAAAACCACCCCTGCTTCACCTGTCAGAACCACCTGTGCCACAGAGTCCCCATCGACAACTtctccaacaacaacaaaccCACCAGCCAATACCTGTGGCACACCCACTACCGTAGTGCCCAGAAAGAGGGCTGGTCGCTCCAGACCTCGGCCGGTGTCTGACTATGGCCATCTGGGCAGATCAAAGTTTTGTATCCCAGAGGATAAAGAGACTGAGACTATGGACTACACTTCCCAGAAGTACTGCAGTAGCAATGGGAGCTACACAGAAAATTATATACAAGAGAATGGCGATGTCTGTAGTACCCAATCTCAGAGCAGAAAGCGGCACCCTTGTTCTGTTAGCGAAGGAATGGATCTGTATTCATCTCAAGCTGCCGAGCAGAAAGACGACACTGAAAGTTTGCCCTCT CCGGTTTCTCGTCCTCCAGTACCTTCCCATGGAGTTCCTCCATACCGGGCAGTATCTGCCCGCCTGAGACCCTGCGTCTTTTCCCAAAGCACACCCATCGGCCTGGATAAAATGGGACGACGTAGACTTCACAGAGTGCTCAGCG ATGGTGGCACTAATCCGATTTTGGACGATAGCATTAGTGAAGAGGACGGTAGCTTCGAAGAACTGACTGAAGGAACCCCATACCTCCAACCAGAAGCCGATCTATTCACACTGAATGAG TACATAAACTCAGGCCATGCTGTGTATGCAGAGGCCTTGTGGGACCATGTCACAATGGAAGCGCAGGAGCTGGCGTTTAAAGCTGGGGACGTGATACGGGTTTTGGATGTTCGGGAGAAGGACTGGTGGTGGGGGATGGTGGGTGACTGTGAGGCGTGGTTTCCCTCCAGCTTTGTGCGG GTTCGGGTAAATCAGGAAGATTCGAGCAGTGATACAACAGAGAACGCATTGGACACTGAAGAGTCCGTCCCCTCAGACACTTACAAACAAAGCTCTGAGCACAGAAAACAGATGAGAGCTAATGTGGTCAAAGAGATAATGGACACAGAGCGTGTTTACATAAAGCATCTCAAGGATATCTGCGAG GGATATATACGCCAATGTAGGAAGAACCCTGTGATGTTTACTGATGCACAACTAAAGACAATCTTTAGCAACATCGAGGACATCTACAAGTTTCAGAGAAAGTTTCTCAAAGACCTAGAAAAGAAATACAACACAGAAAACCCTCATATGAGTGAAATCGGCTCCTGCTTTCTTCAACAG GGGGAAGGTTTTTCGATATACTCTGAGTACTGTAACACCCACCCAGCAGCGTGTGCCGAGTTACATCGCTTAATGAAACAAAGCAAATACAAACACTTTTTCGAGGCGTGTCGACTCCTACAGCAAATGATTGACATTTCCATCGCCGGCTTTTTACTCACTCCTGTACAAAAGATCTGCAAATACCCTCTGCAATTAGGAGAGCTGCTAAAATACACACCCAAAGACCACAG TGATTACTCGGGTGTGTGTGACGCTTATACGGCAATGAAGAATGTGGCAAGTCTCATAAATGAGAGGAAAAGACGTCTTGAAAGCATCGACACCATTGCTCACTGGCAGGTGTCCATCCTACACTGGGTG GGAGACGATGTGTTAACACGGAGCTCAGAGCTCATCCACTCTGGGGAGCTCACGCGGATAGTACGGCACGGTAAGACGCAGCAACGCAGCTACTTCCTGTTTGACCACCAGTTGGTGTTCTGTAAGAAAGACGTCCTGCGAAGAGACCTGCTACATTACAGGGGGCGTTTGGACTCGGACCACCTCGAGGTAATCGACCTGTCTGATGGACGGCACTCTGATCTGGGCTTACTGAAGAACGCTTTCATCCTGCGGCATTCGGAGAACCTGGAGGTGCTAAGTGTGCTGTGCTGCAGAAAGAACCAGGACAAGCAGAGATGGTTGCAAGCGTTTGCACGAGAACGGAGACGGGTACAGGAAGACCAAGAAATGG GGATGGAGATTACGGAGGCTCAGAGGAAGCAAGCAGTTCAAAACGCTAGAAAATCTAAACAAGGCAAAATGAAAA AAATGAATTATTCTAGTCATCCCGTGCCTCCCCACCATCAGTCTCTACACCCTCTCCATCAGCGACACGTGACCGTCCCAACCAGCATCCCGCAGCAACAGGTCTTCACTTTAGCAGAGCCAAAGAAGAAACCTGCACAGCTGTGGTACTCAATTGCACGCAGCGTCTTGTTCAGAAAAAGTGAAGATTCATAA